A single window of Fervidicoccus fontis Kam940 DNA harbors:
- a CDS encoding nascent polypeptide-associated complex protein, translating to MFKMNPSDMKKMMKRMGINVDVEEVKDAERVLIETSGDKNFVVEQPSVTFLKMKGQTIIYVIGSLKEIEKEETTHQKRELEILEDDVQLVAAEAGVSLEEARKALEITNGDIAQAIMLLSAKKG from the coding sequence ATGTTTAAAATGAATCCTAGTGATATGAAAAAAATGATGAAAAGAATGGGAATAAATGTAGATGTTGAAGAAGTTAAAGATGCAGAAAGAGTGCTGATCGAAACTTCAGGGGATAAAAACTTCGTCGTTGAGCAACCCTCTGTGACTTTTTTAAAAATGAAGGGGCAGACGATCATTTATGTTATAGGAAGCTTGAAAGAAATTGAAAAAGAAGAAACTACTCATCAAAAAAGGGAGTTAGAAATTTTAGAAGATGACGTTCAGCTTGTAGCCGCAGAAGCAGGTGTATCATTGGAAGAAGCAAGGAAGGCTCTTGAAATTACAAATGGAGATATAGCACAAGCCATAATGCTTTTAAGTGCAAAAAAAGGATAA